Proteins encoded in a region of the Haloarcula sp. CBA1129 genome:
- a CDS encoding type II secretion system F family protein produces the protein MALNPLGLAPLAVVVGILGLVGYSTINERFDRNVTRLSRRLFGRYVGESPTRERQLEAAYIDETYRGYAARTLVYACVGAVAGAITGAYAIGGLLLVLPALVELAQGLPSTMVNAFGLRTFELVLTPTGTLYILIGGGVLSGAATAGLTYLYRWERLKNRADVRSRNIDEGMARTIAFMYALSRGGMSFPDVMRVLARNQEIYGDTAKEVGVAVREMDLFGRDMISALEHVSRRTPSEQFKTFTENLSSVLQSGQSLAPFLREQYERHQEEAAERQENLLERLATVAEAYVTVFVAAVLFLMTILLVFGLTTTDTLWLLQLMAYLVIPLANVGFVVYLDIKLQSLGIGSSGTTDILERHETATLGKPSTGADRLGLTDGGVAPADEANWLRLRFHDRVKSIRELLSSPMQSLIWNPVYVLYLTVPVAVVLLLVRAPAAFQASSVNIRILDDLVIQSVLLILGPFALVRFVYTQRLSRIEDATPDLLERLASLNEAGMSVVESLRRVRGSDIGVLTQEMHRIWADIRMGANVTDALVRFGRRVQTTAITRIVTLLTHAMHASGQLGPVFRIAATQSRADLRLKRRRRQQMLTYLVVIYVAFLVFLVIIVAVQEVLVPSLPSSVPMPAGESNRLGVGVDQFARFGRVDKAAYTLVFFHTALIQAVLTGFIGGQLGEGTLKDGAKHAAILLGVAYVAFILLTSPVASMTVTSPAVAGDQITVESASLSEGGFIVVREFEADGRVLGTSEYLSSGSHSDVQIPLDRPPSTGQSLVLVAHQDTNGNQQLDYPFDSNSGSPDQPYASSTAGENVTVEYTVE, from the coding sequence ATGGCGCTGAACCCGCTCGGTCTCGCACCGCTGGCCGTCGTCGTCGGGATTCTCGGTCTGGTCGGCTACAGCACCATCAACGAGCGCTTCGACCGCAACGTCACGCGGTTGTCCCGACGGCTCTTCGGTCGGTACGTGGGCGAGTCGCCCACGCGTGAACGACAGCTCGAAGCCGCATACATCGACGAGACCTACCGCGGCTACGCCGCCAGAACGCTGGTGTACGCCTGTGTGGGGGCCGTCGCCGGGGCGATCACCGGCGCATATGCCATCGGCGGCCTGCTGCTGGTGCTGCCGGCGCTGGTGGAGCTTGCACAGGGACTCCCCTCGACGATGGTGAACGCCTTCGGCCTGCGGACGTTCGAACTCGTGTTGACGCCGACGGGGACGCTCTACATCCTCATCGGCGGCGGCGTTCTCTCCGGCGCGGCGACGGCAGGTCTCACGTACCTGTACCGCTGGGAACGGCTCAAAAACCGGGCAGACGTTCGGAGCCGGAACATCGACGAGGGGATGGCCCGCACCATCGCCTTCATGTACGCGCTCTCCCGCGGCGGGATGTCGTTCCCGGACGTGATGCGGGTGCTAGCCCGAAATCAGGAGATCTACGGCGACACGGCGAAGGAGGTCGGCGTCGCCGTCAGGGAGATGGACCTGTTCGGACGGGACATGATCTCTGCGCTCGAACACGTCTCTCGGCGAACCCCGAGCGAACAGTTCAAGACGTTCACCGAGAACCTCTCAAGCGTCCTCCAGAGCGGCCAGTCGCTGGCCCCGTTCCTCCGCGAGCAGTACGAGCGACATCAGGAAGAGGCCGCCGAGCGTCAGGAGAACCTACTGGAGCGACTGGCGACGGTCGCCGAGGCGTACGTCACCGTCTTCGTCGCCGCCGTGCTCTTCCTGATGACAATCTTGCTCGTGTTCGGCCTGACGACGACGGACACGCTCTGGCTGTTGCAGCTGATGGCGTATCTCGTCATCCCGCTCGCCAACGTCGGATTCGTGGTGTATCTTGATATCAAACTCCAATCGCTCGGCATCGGGAGCAGCGGCACGACGGACATTCTGGAGCGGCACGAAACGGCGACGCTGGGGAAACCCAGCACGGGGGCCGACCGTCTCGGCCTGACCGACGGCGGCGTCGCCCCGGCTGACGAGGCGAACTGGCTCCGGCTCAGATTCCACGACCGCGTCAAATCGATTCGGGAACTGCTCAGCTCTCCGATGCAGTCGCTGATCTGGAACCCGGTGTACGTCCTCTACCTCACAGTGCCTGTCGCGGTAGTGTTGCTGCTCGTCCGTGCTCCGGCAGCGTTCCAAGCGTCGTCGGTCAACATCCGCATCCTCGATGACCTCGTCATCCAGTCAGTGTTGCTGATTCTGGGGCCGTTCGCGCTGGTCCGGTTCGTCTACACCCAACGGCTCTCCCGCATTGAGGATGCAACGCCGGACCTGCTCGAACGGCTGGCGAGCCTGAACGAGGCCGGAATGAGCGTCGTGGAGAGCCTCCGCCGGGTCCGCGGCAGTGACATCGGCGTGCTCACTCAGGAGATGCACCGTATCTGGGCCGACATCAGGATGGGGGCGAATGTCACCGACGCTCTGGTTCGGTTCGGCCGCCGGGTCCAGACCACGGCGATAACGCGTATCGTGACGCTGTTGACCCACGCGATGCACGCCTCGGGCCAACTTGGACCGGTGTTCCGCATCGCGGCGACCCAGTCACGGGCTGACCTCCGGCTGAAGCGCCGGCGACGCCAGCAAATGCTTACCTACCTCGTCGTCATCTACGTCGCGTTCTTGGTGTTTCTGGTCATCATCGTCGCCGTGCAAGAGGTGCTGGTCCCGAGCTTGCCCTCCAGCGTGCCGATGCCGGCCGGCGAGTCGAACCGCCTCGGCGTCGGCGTCGACCAGTTCGCCCGCTTCGGTCGCGTCGACAAGGCCGCGTACACGCTCGTCTTCTTCCACACCGCGCTGATTCAGGCGGTCCTGACCGGCTTCATCGGTGGCCAGCTCGGCGAGGGGACGCTCAAAGACGGCGCGAAACACGCCGCAATTTTGCTGGGCGTCGCCTACGTCGCGTTCATCCTCCTCACCTCCCCGGTCGCGTCGATGACGGTCACCAGCCCCGCCGTCGCCGGCGACCAGATAACGGTCGAATCGGCGTCATTGTCGGAGGGCGGGTTCATCGTCGTCCGCGAGTTCGAGGCCGACGGACGCGTACTCGGGACGTCCGAGTACCTCTCCTCGGGGTCCCACAGCGATGTCCAGATACCCCTCGACAGACCGCCATCGACCGGGCAGTCGCTCGTGCTCGTCGCCCATCAGGACACCAACGGGAACCAACAACTGGACTATCCCTTCGACAGCAATTCCGGGTCCCCGGACCAGCCGTACGCGTCGTCGACGGCCGGCGAGAACGTCACCGTCGAATACACGGTCGAGTGA